The following are encoded together in the Triticum dicoccoides isolate Atlit2015 ecotype Zavitan chromosome 6B, WEW_v2.0, whole genome shotgun sequence genome:
- the LOC119325913 gene encoding WAT1-related protein At1g44800-like, translating into MGMGWKVMNDVKPYLAMVLLQVGFAGMNIVAVSSLKGGMSHFVLVVYRNIVATAFMAPFALYFERERRPKMTTTIFIKIMWLAFLEPVLDQNVYFMGAKLTSAAFATALLNTLPAVTFMLALILRMEKVRLRSLHSQAKIAGTVLTVAGAVLMVLYHGPAVRFPWTKAHHQATIGGQAAAARDWLIGTIMLIASCMIWPGFFILQANTLGSYPAELSLTALICGMGSLMSGAVALVAERANTQVWVIGFDNRLFTVVYGGIVCSGVAYYLQGVVSRQRGPVFVTAFSPLSMVITAVMGSIVLKEEITLGSVIGAVIIVTGLYFIIWGKSKDEISRPSQVSDVSVKGASELPLTSVTSGHGHGKQYELDNGNGGHVDVETPTTNGH; encoded by the exons atgggTATGGGATGGAAAGTTATGAACGATGTGAAGCCATACCTAGCGATGGTGCTGCTGCAGGTGGGGTTCGCCGGGATGAACATCGTTGCCGTGTCGTCCCTCAAGGGCGGGATGAGCCACTTCGTCCTCGTCGTCTACCGTAACATCGTCGCCACCGCCTTCATGGCGCCCTTCGCCCTCTATTTCGAGAG GGAACGGAGGCCAAAGATGACAACCACCATCTTCATAAAGATTATGTGGCTCGCATTTCTCGA GCCGGTGCTCGACCAAAACGTGTACTTCATGGGCGCGAAGCTGACCTCGGCGGCGTTCGCGACGGCGCTCCTCAACACCCTCCCGGCCGTCACCTTCATGTTGGCCCTCATCCTGCGCATGGAGAAGGTGCGGCTGCGGAGCCTGCACAGCCAGGCCAAGATCGCCGGCACGGTCCTCACGGTGGCCGGTGCCGTGCTGATGGTCCTGTACCATGGCCCTGCCGTGCGGTTCCCGTGGACTAAGGCCCATCACCAAGCCACCATTGGTGGCCAGGCCGCCGCCGCGCGGGACTGGCTGATCGGGACCATAATGCTCATCGCCTCCTGCATGATCTGGCCGGGCTTTTTCATCCTCCAGGCCAACACGCTGGGGAGCTACCCGGCGGAGCTGTCTCTCACGGCGCTCATCTGTGGCATGGGCTCGCTGATGAGCGGCGCCGTCGCCCTCGTTGCTGAGCGCGCCAACACCCAGGTCTGGGTTATCGGCTTCGATAACCGCCTCTTCACCGTCGTCTACGGCGGCATAGTGTGCTCCGGCGTGGCGTACTACTTGCAGGGCGTCGTGTCAAGGCAAAGGGGCCCGGTGTTCGTGACGGCCTTCAGCCCGCTCAGCATGGTCATAACCGCCGTCATGGGCTCCATCGTTCTCAAGGAGGAGATCACTCTCGGAAG TGTAATTGGTGCAGTGATCATCGTGACAGGCCTCTACTTTATCATCTGGGGCAAGAGCAAGGACGAGATCAGCCGCCCCAGTCAAGTTTCCGACGTCAGCGTCAAGGGAGCCAGTGAACTGCCCTTAACCTCGGTGACAAGCGGCCACGGCCACGGCAAGCAGTACGAGCTCGACAACGGCAACGGCGGCCATGTCGACGTCGAGACGCCGACGACCAATGGGCACTAG